Below is a genomic region from Flavobacterium ginsengisoli.
CAACCGTATTATATTCTGTCACAATAATTTGCCCGTTTCCTTTGCCTATGCTTGTAGTAAATTCTGCTTCTTGCCCTTTATAAGTGTTTTTATAAGTTGCTTTTGCAGCAAGCATCAGCACTTAAAACGTATGTCTTCTCAGTTGGTTCAGGAAGCTGGAAGCGTATTTGTTCGTAACCTAAAGAACCTTCAATTACAAAAGTTCCATCCGATTCCATTCCTGCTTTATAGACTTGAGCTCTCCAAAAGTTGTTATCTTTTAAGGTTTGAAAAGCCGGATTATTGAATCTTACATCTTCTGTACAAGACATAAGTAGAAGTAAAATTGATAAAAAGTAAAAGATTTTTTTCATGTTTAAAATGAATTTGTTGCAAAAGTATTGCATTAAGATCAAAATACTTACATTAAAAAGTCAAAAAAATGCTAAAAAAACAACTCAAATATATTTAATCTTTTTTAAAAACGTGTTTTTCATAAAAAAATTATATCTTTGCGCCCTTAATTAACAGAGGTCGAGTACCTCAAAATTTAATCAATAAGATTATGTCAGTAAAAATTAGATTACAAAGACACGGTAAAAAAGGAAAACCTTTTTACTGGGTAGTAGCTGCAGATGCACGCTCAAAAAGAGATGGTAAATACTTAGAGAAAATCGGTACTTACAATCCAAACACTAACCCAGCAACTGTTGAGTTAAACCTTGACAGCGCAGTTAAATGGTTACACAATGGTGCTCAACCAACTGATACTGCAAGAGCTATCCTTTCTTACAAAGGTGCTTTATTGAAACACCACCTTGATGGAGGAGTTCGTAAAGGTGCTTTAACTCAAGAGCAAGCAGATGCTAAATTAACTGCTTGGTTAGAAGCAAAAGCTGGTAAAGTTGATGCTAAAAAAGATGGTTTATCTAAAGCTAAAGCTGATGCTAAAGCTACAGCATTAAAAGCAGAGAAAGAAGTTAACGCTAAACGTGTTGCTGATGCTGCTGCTGCACAAGCTGAAGCTGCTGCCGCTGCACAAGCTGCTGAGGCTACTGAAGAAGTTGCTGAAGCTACTGAAGAAGCTCCTGCTGCTGAAGAGAATAACGAAACAACTGAAGCATAATTTTACTTAGCGATAATGCGTAAAGAAGACTGTTTTTATTTAGGTAAAATCGCTAAAAAATTTAGTTTCAAAGGTGAAGTTCTGATCTATTTAGATACAGACGAACCTGAGTTATACGAAAATCTGGAATCAGTGTTTGTTGAACACAACAAACACTTGGTTCCTTTTTTTATTGAAACAAGTTCTTTACACAAAAACGACTTTTTAAGAGTCCGTTTTGAAGATGTAAACACCG
It encodes:
- a CDS encoding DUF6252 family protein, which translates into the protein MSCTEDVRFNNPAFQTLKDNNFWRAQVYKAGMESDGTFVIEGSLGYEQIRFQLPEPTEKTYVLSADACCKSNL
- a CDS encoding 30S ribosomal protein S16 — protein: MSVKIRLQRHGKKGKPFYWVVAADARSKRDGKYLEKIGTYNPNTNPATVELNLDSAVKWLHNGAQPTDTARAILSYKGALLKHHLDGGVRKGALTQEQADAKLTAWLEAKAGKVDAKKDGLSKAKADAKATALKAEKEVNAKRVADAAAAQAEAAAAAQAAEATEEVAEATEEAPAAEENNETTEA